A stretch of DNA from Spirosoma endbachense:
GCTTTGCTGCCCAAGGCCGTTAGGGCAAAAAATCGTTTTCGCCTTCCACCCCGCTCGGCGGTGGCACCGCCCAACTGGGAGGATAAATACCCTTTTTCTTCGAGTCGGTATAGTGTTGCATGAACGGCGCTGATAGTAATGCTCCGACCGGTCTGCTGCTGAAGTTGTTCCCAGATAATGACTCCATAGGCTTCTCCCCCACAAGCGGCCAACACCAGTAGAACAACCTCTTCAAACTCTCCCAGAAAGGTTCTTTTCATGGAATTAGATTTTTATTGGTTTGTTATAATAAAGCAAAACAAATCTAATGCCAACTAACAACAGATGCCTGTCAGATCCATTTAAAGCCCATTTGACCTAAAAATCCAACCGCTAACTCGTCCAGAAACGGACAAAACCTGTACCATTATGGACAGTACCATCCGCTTCCGAATTCGTTTTTTACTTCTCAGGCCGTTGCTGTTCTGTCAGCGAAATCTGATCGGTTTGTGCATCCATGTGGGTAATACAACCGGATTCTTGTTTCGGGTAACGGCATGCTTTCAGGGCCTTGCTCCCACCCATGGAGCTAAAAAGTTATTGTGTTCCTTCGCATCGTCTACGAAATTGATACAATTAAATAAGCCCGAACCTTTGCAGATCCGGGCTTATTCAGTCGTCTTTTCAGAAACCTAATTCATACTAGTGCTCGGCCAATTTAACCCTATAAGCCGGGCCGCCGATGCGGTGTCAAAAATCACACCAGCGGCCCGGCTTATAGGGTAGTCATCAACCCCATTCATGACTAGTCCGTATAAAATAAAAATGGGAAGAGTACTAGGTTCGAACTAAAATTACGAGGCTAGTTGCTTACTCAGTAACCAGGGTTTTGTTTGAGCTGCGTGGAGACATTTAATACATTCTGACCAATTGGGAAAATAGCCGTGTGATCATCTGCATCGGGTTGTTTATCCCACCACGTGCCTTTATTGAACACACCCCACCGAATCAGGTCAGTGCGTCTGCGGCCTTCTACCAGAAATTCTCGTCCCCATTCATCCAGCATTTCCTGATCCGTTAGCTGACTGCCGTCGGGTTTATACAAACTTGACGAACCTGTAGGATAATTTCGTGCCCGAACCGTATTGAGGAGTACAGCGGCAGCAGCTTTGTCACCAGCCCGGTATTTGCATTCTGCAAGCGAATAATAAATCTCAGCCAGCCTGATTTCTGCATAGGCCGACGAAATTTTATTGAGGTCGCTACTCGGATAATACGGATATTTTACTGGGAATATCCCTGAGTTATGATCCGCATGGTTCATGTCCGATTCTTTATCCGTTATTTTTTTGCCTGGTTTCGCATCCAAGAACATACCCACCTGATCCCGTAAGTATAGCGCGTAAGGGCCTTTGTTGCTTCTTGCTGTATCGGCCTTCCCGCTAGTATTTGTGTAGGGCAAATAGCCATATAAGAACATACCCTCCCGTTTGCTGCTGCCTAAGTTTTTGTATTTTTTCAACCGGAAATCATCCGCGTATTTTTGAAATTTGATAAACGGTTTACCCATGGTGAACGAATACTCCGTACTATCAACATCCCGGCCCGGCTGCAAAGCATATTTGGGATTAGCCGTACCAAAATCGGTGAATCCAAAATAAAACGTGGCCTGGGTTGGTAACATCCAGAAATACATGCCGCCATCATACTGCCAGTGGGTCAGCGCAAAACTACCCGGAAAGCCAAAAACCGTCTCTGAAGAAGTGGAATTGGTATAATCAAACGGAGCGTCCCAGCGGCTTTCCAATGCATAGTTGCCGTATTTACCCGAAATGATATCCTGGCATACCGTCGCGCAATCGGCAAACCGGTCGGTACCGGTATATACCTTGGCATTCAGGTATAACCGGACCAGCAGGGCCGCAGCTCCTGCCTGGGTCCATCGACCAATGGCGTTGGCTCCTAAGCTTGCCCGTGCAGGCAGTTTGGGAATTGACTCTTTCAGTTCCTGTTCAATAAAGGTAAATGCTTCCTGAGGGGAAACCTGGGGACCTCCCTGGGATTCACCTTTTACTTTTTTTACCAGGATGATGTTACGATAAAAATCCAGCAGTCTGAGATTGAGCCAGGCCCTCAGCGTTCGAAGCTCAGCAATCATATCATCCAGTTCGGCCTGAGTCATGCTAAACTTGCCAGGGTCCGTAATGGCCTGCAAATCCTCCAGGGAATTCGTAGCCAGATTAACACCCTGGTAAAGGGCATTCCAGGCATCATTGGTGTACCCATCATTGGGAGTCCACGTGTGGTAATGAACACGCTGGTATTGCCCCCCATCGAACCAGTCGCCCTGCCGGTTGGGTGTCATCAGTTCATCCGTACTGTTTTCCTGAAGCATAAACGTTGCCCCACCCTGAATGCTCCAGTAACTGTGTTCAAAAGCACGCAGAAAATCACGGGTTACGTCGGCTTTTGTCTGGAGAAAATTTCCGGACGTAATTCTGTCATACAACACTTCATTCAGGTTCGTACAACCGCCTGTCAGCAGGAGAAAAACCGAGAGCGAAGCCCAGATTATATTCTTGAGAAATCGATTCCGTTTCATGGGATATATCGGTAATAAGGATTAGAACGTAAGCTGAAGACCCAGCAGTAACTGTGTGGTGGAGGGGTAATAATTCAGAGTACCATTATTGTCGCTGTTAGTATTCACCCCCGGATACAGGCCATTTACCTGGATTAAATCAGGGTCACCTCCGGTAAATTTGGTAAACGTCTTCAGGTTTCTGGTGGTCGCATAAACTCGAACGGAACGCAGGAATTTTACGGCCAGTGGCTGGGTATAACTCAGCGTTATGTTGTCGATTTTAACGAAGCTCCCCGGCTCCAGAAAGTAATCAGACAGCGCAGAGTAGGTAGCGGCATTCGTGAGTTTTGAATATTTACTCCCATTGTAGGCTGAAGTGAGCGTATTGGCATTTTGCTGGGTAGCAGGCGTACCTAAATAAAATGCGTAGGTGTTAAAGAGCTGATAGCCAAACGTACCGCGCAGAAAAACACTCAAATCCCATTTTCTGTACTTGAAATTATTCGTCAGACCAGCCGTAAACTTGGGAAGACCATTTCCGACAAACCGTTTGTCGTCATTGGTGGCTTTATTGGCGACGATGACATCACCTTTCTTGTTGTAAACCAGCAAGGCTCCTGTATCATCGACGCCAGCCGATTTTAGGGCATAAAAACTACCAATGCGGGTGTTTTCCTGTAAACGCTGAATATTACCCGGACTGCCCGGCGCTGGCATACCTACTACATCAATGTAGGTCTGGCCTTTATAGGCTTCATTGGAAAACGAAACAAATTTATTGCTGTTGGTTGCTCCGGCAAACGTCAGATTATAGCTGAAATCTTTCTGCGTAACGACGGCAGCGTTCAGCTGGATTTCCAGTCCTGAATTCTGCATTGTACCGACGTTGGCAAAAGTTGTTCCCTGAACATTGGGTGGATTCGGGACATTATACGAACCAAGCAGATCTTTATTGGTCCGGACATAATAGTTCAGGCTACCCGTCAGCCGACTGTTTTTGAACAGGTCGAAATCCAGGCCGACATTGAAATTGATTGCCTTTTCCCACCGCAGATCGTAATTCGTGTTCTGGCTTGGGCCCCAAACCTGATAGGAGGTGCCATTGTAGTTATAATAGCCATACCCGCTATACGTATCCAGTGACAGGTAATTACCAAAGTCCTGATTACCCGTTTCCCCGTAATCAGCCCGAAGTTTCAGTTCGTTTAACCAGGAAATGCCCTGCCCAAATTTCTCCTGCGTAATCCGCCAGCCCACCGATGCCGCCGGGAAATAGCCCCACTTATTGTCAAACCCGAATTTAGACGAGCCCTCCCGTCGAAGGCTGGCCGACAGGTAGTATTTCTGATCGAAATCATAATTCAGTCGGCCGAAAAAAGCCGCTAGTTTGGAGCTATTCCGATACGAGCCGACATTGTTGACGCCCTGTTGCAGATTCCAGAGTCCTGTTCCTAAATTATTGTAAGTCAGCACATCCGACGGAAAATTCTCGTTGGAGGCATTAAAGCCCGAAGACGTAAAGAACTGATACGAATACCCGGCGAGCAGCTTAATGGAATGTTTTTGACGGTCAAGTGCATAATTACCCGTCCATTCAAAGCTTTTCTGATCATTTTCATCCAGCGATTGGGAAGCCGTATTGCGTCCCGTTCCATTAATTACGGTTGTCAGGGTTGAAGGACTGAATTTTTCGTTTCGAAACGACGAACTCACTTCACCCAGGGTGACCATTGTGCTCAGATTATCGAGCAGGTTCAGCTTAAATGAACCATTAAGATCCAGGTATTTTACGTCCTGTTGAGACTGGGCCATTCGGGCATTCTCTACGGGGTTGTTGGCAAAAAAGCCAGACGTGATATAAGCGTATTTGCCCGTATTGTCGTACAGTGGTTGCGTAGGATTAAGCGTTAGGGCATAATTGAATCCACTGTAATCGGCCAGGTTGGTTTTTGTGTACCGGGGTGCTGCGCTGAAGGTAATGGCATACAGGTTATTCTCGGATGTATGATTAATGTTCACCCGACCGCCATATTCCTGCTTCGATGAGCGCAGGTCGATTCCCGTAGCATTTCGATAGTCAAGAGAGGTAAAATAATTGGTTTTCCCATTGCCCCCGGAAAACTGTAATGTATGTTTCTGGGAAAAAGCGGGATCACGGCTGACGGACTTTAACCAGTTGGTGTTCCCGCCCAGGTCTACCCCCCGTTTATTGGCCAGAAACTCGTCTTTGGAAAGCACCGACAGTTTGTTGGTGATGAAATCAAACGACCCATAACTATCATAAAAAATGCGGGATTCATTGGAGCCTTTTTTAGTCGTAATGACAATCACTCCATTACTTCCCCGCGTTCCGTAAATAGCCGAAGCCGCCCCACCTTTCAGCACATCGATGGACTCAATTTCATTTTGGTTGATGTTATCCAGATTACCACCCGGTATACCATTGATGACAAACAGCGGGCCTAAGCCTGCACTACGCGACGATACGCCCCGTAACTGGATACTGGGCGTTGAATTGGGGTCTCCGGCAGCGGTGTTGGTTACCGACAAACCGGCGACTTTCCCCTGAATGGCCATCAATGGGCTGTTGCTGCCAACCCGGAGCAGATCCTGCGAGGATAGGTGCGTAATGGCACTGGTAACTTCCTTGCGGCTCAGCGAGCCATAGCCAACTACAACAACTTCGTTGATTGATTTCACGTCGGTCTTCAACTGAATATTCAGCGTGGTCTGATTGCCAACCGATGCCTCCTGCGTCGCGAAACCAACAAAACTAAACACAAGGGTCTGTGGGCCATCGGGAATGGTCAATTTATAGGTACCCGATGCATCGGTCGCTGATCCGCGCGACGTTCCTTTTACCAGCACACTGACACCGGGTAACACTTCCCCTTTTTCATCGGTCACTTTCCCCGAAATAGTTCGATCTTCGGGCGCAATAATGGCCTCAATAAATTCTTCTTCCTGCAACCCAACCGGCGACTCGGGAGTGCGGGCTAAAATGATCTGATCACCCGATACGCTGAAACTGACCTGCAACGGAGGAAGCAGTTTTTCCAGCACATCCTTCAGGGTACTATTCTGTACCCTCAGCGAAACAAGCCGTCTTGACGGCACAATTTGAGGGCTATACGAAAACCGAACATTAGCCGCTTTTTCAATGCTGCGCAGAACAGTCTTCATGTTTTCTTTCTGGATATTCAGGCTTAACCGGCGGTTAAGCAATTCCTGTGCTGATGCATCATTAGCCAAGGAAATACCCACAAAAAATAAGGCCAGCAGAATTTGTATGAACGTGATTTTCATACACCTTAGTAAGTAAGGGTTTACTTTTTTCATATTTTTGACTGGTTGGTTCGGTTTTGTAGAATCGGACAAAATAATCCCTATCCCCCCTCTTTAGGGGCGGCATCTCAGTAGGGTAAACCGTTTGGCCAATGGTGCTCGCACCACCATTGGCTTTTTCGATTACTAAGAAAAGATCGTGATTAGGTTTTCATGGCTGTTCATCGTTAAGGTTAAGAAGGTAAGTAAAGAGAAGCGACACGGAGAGGTTTATTGACAACGCCCACCATTGATGATCACCTGCCCATCAATGATTTCATACGTAGCCCCAAAGGTTTTGCAGATAACAGCCAACTTCCCTTCGAACGGTTCAGCGACCAGCGATGCATTTAACTGGCAATTCGCCAAGGCTTCCTGATTGTAGCGAATAGTGATCCCGTAAGCCTGCTCGATATCCTGAAACACCTTTGTCAAAGGCGCATCGTCGTAGGTGAAACGAGTGATCTGTGGCTGAATGGCGGGTAATACCTGGGGCGAATCGGCCAGGCTCTTAATAAATTGCTCGGTTAGTCGGGAAAAGACGACCTGTTGATTCGGGTGCAATAAAACGCCCTTCCGATTAAGTGTTTTTGTGGCCGGTTGGTCCCGGTAAACGGATACCTGCCCCGATTGAACATTGACCCGAACGTCGGGTTCATCCGCAAAAGCGCGAACAACAAATTTTGTCCCTATAACCTTGGTAACCAACCCATTGGCGTAAACCAGGAATGGAATATTGGCATTCTTCGTTACGGTAAATGTTGCTTCGCCCAGCAGGTAGACGGATCGGGTATGCTGGTTAAATTCAGCGGCATAGCTGAATTTGCTACCGGGCGATAGCCAGACCGTTGATCCATCTGACAATCGAAAAGACTGGGGCTTATCCTGCTGATTTACCTTTTCTGTCGGCGTTTGCTTCAGAACGGCAATTTGCCGCTCGTAAGTTGGCTCCAGCCGATTTGTTTGCCAGGGCTGCCAGACTCCTAGCCCAATGACTAACAACACCGATGCCGCGGCTACCCAGGGCATCCAGGCTGACTTACGAACTGTTTTCTTTGCCAGGCTCTGCTGCGCATTGGTTTGTTTAATTCGCAGCAGGAGATGATGAATCGCATCTTCGGACAAATGAGTCTGGGCATACTCATTCAGACCCAGCCGAATGGCCTCTAATAGGTCAACTGCCTGCTTCCACTCTCCGTGCCGCTGTAGATTCAGTTGGAGCCACTGCTCCCAAAATGCCGTTGATTGGGTTGTCGGAGCCAGTTGATGATTGACAAAGTCATCGTCGGTCAGAAAGTCAGCGGGAGAAAAGCGATCGTAAGCCGGTTGCACAATCTACAGGTTTTGGCAGTAGATGACGACTTTGGCAAAACATACTCACTTTAACCTAAAAAAATATTGAAAAAAGTAAAGAACCCTAAAACGATCCACCCACGGAGTTTTTCAACAGCGCGAAAAACCAGGTTTTGCGCCGACTGCTTATTTACATCCATCACTTCGCCAATCTGGCTATAATCCATATTCTCAATAAAGCGTAATTTAATGGCTTCCTGCTGGCGAGGAGGAAGCTGAGCAATGAGTCGTTTCAATCGTTCCTGCTGCGTATTGGCCTGAGCCACTTCTTCCAGTCGTTCAATCTCATTTGGTTCTGCCCAAAGGTCTTCGAAATCAGCTTCCGCCAACGATTGATAAGGTCGTTCTTTACGAACGAGTAAATGTAGAATTCGGGTTTTAAGTGCCTTTAACAAATAATAGCGAACGTTGTCAGGGGTAGAAAGCCGTGTTCGCTTGACCCAGATTTCAGTGAAGACATCATGTACGCAGTCCAGAACAAATGCTTCAGAAGCGGCTACCAGACTTATTCCATAGCGATACATGGCTCGAACGTGCAATTGGTAAAGTTGCGTGTAGGCCTCCTCGTCTCCAGTCTGAAAGGCCTGCCAAAGTTGTTTTTCATCCACTTGTTGAGTTCCTCGTTTGCCTTCGCTTAAGTCATCGCTACGTTTTTCGATCGTATTCGGCGAACCTGTTGTTCCGCAGAATGATACGGTCAAACGAATAGCTGCTTAAGGTGTATTTCGACTAAAACCAATTCAATAAGCTATCCCAAAACAGCGCATCTAAAAGGGCAACAAATGTAGTGGTATTATAGCAGACAGAGAAAAACTATAGCATCGTTTTATTCTCACTAAAACCCGATCTCAATCGATCTTTCGTGAGAATAAAGTGCAAATTTTTTATAGCCGGTTTTTTGAAGGGTGCACGGTTTCAAACAATGGCACCCTCTGAGCGAAAACGTTGAATCAGGTATAACTATTTATTTCAGTACGGGCAATTCAATGACTGAGTTATCATATACCCGGTGAATGGCTTTACTAAAATCGTCGCTCTTCGCCTTGTAAATATTCTCGACGTACTTCTGCGGGTTTCGATCAATTAGTGGAAACCAGCTACTCTGCACCTGAATCATTAATCGATGCCCTTTTTTGAAGGTGTGCAGTATATCCTGTAGCTGGAGATTGACGTCGGTTATTTCCCCAGCTTTAAAGGGTTCCGGCTTTTCAAACGAATGCCGAAATCGGCCACGCATAACCTCCGATCGGACCATTTGCTGATAATTTCCAAGTGTTTTTTTGGGGTTGGCCAGATATGGGTGACCTGGCTCATTGGGCGGATACACATCGATTAGCTTAACTACCCAATCGGCATCAGTGCCCGACGTGCTAACCTTTAACTTTGCTTTAATTAAACCACCCAGTGTCAGATCTTCGGTCAACACCTCCGTCTGATAAGTCAGTACGTCTGCGCGCTGGCTGGCGAATCGCTGGTCGGCCGACATGTACTTGTTCAGGGGTGTAAAATCATCTACTGTTGTTTTCTCTTCTGAAAATGGAACCGGGTTCAACGGGTCACTGACGAACTCTTCGTACTTATTCCCGCTACCGCCCTGCGCAGCCAGTTTATGCTCAGTAGTCAAGTAAACCGGCCTGATTTGCACCGCAGCGGCAGGCCACTGGTCAAAGGTTCGCCATTCTTTTTTACCCGTGTCGAATAAATAGGCTTCAGGTAAGCCCGTTTTGCCATCGCCGGGCCCTTTCAGAAAATGATCAAAGAATCTGGCTTCGATATTCCGCTGGTAAAACGTGGCGATACTATCCCCAAAATAAATATCCCCATGTAGGCTATGGCCTGTCTCATTCGACCACTCGCGGTGACCGAATGGGCCCATCACCAGGGTATTATAAACGCCCGGATTATTTTTCTCAACAGTTTTGTAAATAGTAAGCGGGCCATATAAATCCTCGGCATCGAACCAGCCGCCCACGGTCATCAGGGCTGGTTTGATGTTTTTGAGGTGCGGAATAATGCTGCGTTTCTGCCAGAATTCGTCGTAGTTTGGGTGCTCAACGGTTTCTTTCCAGAAGAAATTAGTTTTGTAGTATTGATTGGCATTGGTTAATGGCCCCAACTCATAATGCCACCGAAAGCTATCCTGCGTGCCAGCATCGATGAACTGATCGGCAAACCAGGCTTTAGTTGTCGGTTGTGGACGCTGTACACCAAATAGTGGGTAGGCAAACAGCGCCATTTGTACAAAGGCTCCATTGTGATGAAAATCTTCAAAGAAAAGGTCAGAAACAGGTGCCTGAGGTGAAGCGGCTTTTAGGGCCGGGTGAGCTGCTACGGCTCCGGCAATCGTGTAAAAGCCAGGATAACTGATTCCCCATTGCCCAACCCGGCCATTGTTGGTCGGAATAGTCTTCAGGAGCCAGTCAATGGTATCGTAGGTATCCGAACTTTCATCAATGGCCGGAGTCAATTGACCAACAGGCACCTTGCCTTTTGGGGCAGTATGAGCCGCGACGGATGGCTTTCGATCACTCGTGACCGGTGTCATATTCGTAAAATTGCCTTCCGAAGCCCAACGCCCACGTACATCCTGATAAACGAAAATATACTTCTCGCGCATTAGCTGAACTGAAGGCCCTACCTGTTCAGGGTACGCATCGGCCCCATAGGGAGCCACGCCATAACAGGTACGAAATAAGAGAAACGGATATTTTTGGGTTGGAGAAGCATCCTTCGGAATGTAAACGGCAGTATGTAGCCTAACCCCATCGCGCATAGGAATTTTGTATTCCAGCTTCCGGTACGAATTGCGAACGAACTGGCCTGATTGAGCAGAGAGAGTCGACGGAAAAAGGACACTCAGCAGGATCCCTACGATACAAACGATTTTAAGCATAGTAATTAGAAGCGATCAGGGTCTCGAACTACCCTATTTGTGCACTGAGTCTGGCTTTAAGCCTCGTTAGTTCTCCAAGGAGTCGGGTTTCGCCGACTGGTGTTTCTGGAGTAAGCTGTTCAGCGATGCGGACAATTTCAAAATTCAGGGTTTCAATCTCCGTTTCCCGTTTATGATTGATGTCGACCAATGTTGAAATGAACTGACCGTCAGATAACTTGCTAATGGTGAGCAATTTATCTTCGACGGCTGCTGCAGATAGTTCTACACCGGCTGCTGCTGCAACCTGAACACATTCCTTGATGATTCGTTTTGCCAGAGCAAGCACGTCGGCTTCCCGGTGAAACACGCCGTTGTCAATGTCCAGCAAGGGGCAAATGGAATTGAAAACGCTATTGACAATTGCCTTTTCCCAGATTACCGGCTGGATGTTTGGCTCGGCTCTAAAGGGAAATAACGGACTATTTATTTTTTCGACGAGTGCGTTCAGATCTGGCTCATTACCCTTAATCGGGCCAACGGGAGATATGGTTACAGGCTTGTAGCGAATGCTGGATTCTGTTAGAAGCTGACTGGTCGTAAAGAGCACACATCGGTAAAGGTGAGGGAAACCTGCCTCTATAAACGGCCGTTCAACGCCCAGCCCGTTCTGCAACAGAACAACGGGAGAACTACCAATTTTATCGATCAGCTTAACCGCCAGGCCTACATTCCCAAACGACTTGTTGGTGAGCAGGATGATGCCTGTTAACGTGGGATAGTTGCTCAGAGAACCACATTCAATCTCTGCTTTAAGCTGCGAGCCATCACTGAGCTGGAGTGTTAATTTTTGTATAAATGCCGTTCCATCGTCCACACGACCCTGGATAAGTACCACTTTTTTTTGGGCGTGATGAAGGCAAACGGCCAGTGCCTTACCGATGGCACCCGAACCAACGATATAGATGATGTCACTCATATAGGTTGAAATAGATCAGATACTATAATCAATCCCGACGAATGGATACCCAATTGCTCAATAATTGGCGAACTAAAGGAAATCCGGGGATATAATGAGCTATAATTCGAGTCAAGTCATCCACATTCCAGTTCGCGATCTCATTCCTCAGCGAAAGGCAGTGTATCTGTACTATAAAGCATGGGATGTCCCTCAACGAATGGACAAAGATGCGCAAGGCTTTGGGAGGAAAACAGATACAGTTTTAATAATTTAGAGCATACCAGATTTAAGTTGATCTCACCAGGAGCATGAAAGTCGGGGCCTGATTGAAGCCCGCCCATACGTTTGTCAATAAACCTATAAGGTTTTAAAAACTGCTATGGCGGCCCGGCTTATAGGTCTAACTTGGCCGAGCACTTGTACCAAAAGCTCACTTAGATTTATTCACTTTTCAGACTCTTGACAGGGTTCAATAAAGCGGCTTTAATGGCCTGATAACTGATTGTCAGTAACGTGATTGCTAACGCCAGAATCAGCACGACTAAAAATACGCCAATCCCAATCGTTATTTTATAGGTATAGCTTTCCAGCCATTGGTTCATGGCATACCAGGCAATCGGCGAAGCGATCAAACAGGAAACAATCACTAACTGAACGAAATCTCTGGATAGTAATCCCCAAAGATTGGTTACGCTGGCCCCCAGCACTTTACGGATCCCAATTTCTTTGGTGCGTTGTTCGGCCATGAAGGAGGCCAGCCCAAATAAGCCCAAACAGGAAATGAAGATGGCCAGCAACGAAACAATGGCCGACAGGTTGCCAATGAGTTCTTCGTAGTTGAATTTTTTAGTGTACTCCGTATCGGCAAATTTATAATCGAAGGGAAAACCCGGATTGTATTTATCAAAAATCGGGGTTATTCGTTTGATCGCTTCCGAAGAGGCTACGTTTGGGTTTATCCGTACAGAAATCGTACCTACCCAATCTTTTTCAAAAATAACGGTCAATGGTGAGACAGCCCGATAGGGCGATTCCATCATGATATCGGGCAGAACGCCAACGACTATTCGATCACTACCATTCCATTTGACGAGCTCGCCTACGGGATGTTTCAGCCCCATTCGTTTAACGGCCGCTTCATTCAGAAGTACCCCTATTGAATCGGTACTAAAATCTCTGGAAAAATCTCGTCCTTCCTTAAGTTTAATGCCTATTGTTTTAGTGTAGTCGTAACTCGTGGCAATCGTTTTGAACCCTACGGATTTATCGTTGGGCGTTGAGCCT
This window harbors:
- a CDS encoding ketopantoate reductase family protein, whose protein sequence is MSDIIYIVGSGAIGKALAVCLHHAQKKVVLIQGRVDDGTAFIQKLTLQLSDGSQLKAEIECGSLSNYPTLTGIILLTNKSFGNVGLAVKLIDKIGSSPVVLLQNGLGVERPFIEAGFPHLYRCVLFTTSQLLTESSIRYKPVTISPVGPIKGNEPDLNALVEKINSPLFPFRAEPNIQPVIWEKAIVNSVFNSICPLLDIDNGVFHREADVLALAKRIIKECVQVAAAAGVELSAAAVEDKLLTISKLSDGQFISTLVDINHKRETEIETLNFEIVRIAEQLTPETPVGETRLLGELTRLKARLSAQIG